Below is a window of Desulfallas thermosapovorans DSM 6562 DNA.
CTTTGTTTGGTTTTCATAGCCCTGCTGGTCAATAACTTGTCCAGTGAACGTAAATACCCTGATTACTGGTACTAACCAAGCATAACATATTAAATATAGTCAAGTTCCTGTATACTGCCTTTAATTTGTAATACATAATATCAACAAGCATACCAATAGGATGAAAATCAATTGTGAAGGGGATTTGCTTTATGGAAATAATCAAAATGGGTGAACTGCCCACATTTACAAACCCAAAGGGTATAACCGTAAGAAAGCTGTTGGATAAAGACGGGCTGGTGTTGATGAATTTGCTTTTTAAACCTGGCGAGGTATTAGAAAAGCACACCACCCCCCAAAATGTGGTCTTTTATGTGGTAAAGGGCGCGGGGACGGTTATGATTGGCGATGAAGAATCTCAGGTGCAAGAAGATGAGCTTGTTTATAGCCCCAAGGGTATCCCACATGGGTTAAAAGCCGCCGGGGACCAGGAATTCCACGTGCTGGTCTGGAAATTACCCACTGCCTGAATTTTGCCATCCAAGCACCCTCTACCTCTAAAAAAGGCTACGCAACCCTGGTTGTACCAGCAACCAGGGTTGCGTAGCCTTTTCTTGCCTTACTCATTAAGAAAATTTTTTAAAAATATCCATAAACTCACTTAACGATTTCTTGATATCCCTGCCTTGGTCCAGGTCATTTTTAATATGGTCGGCCAGGTGGCAGCCCAGCATGGTAATACCCACCCGGTTGATGGCGGCCTTGATGGCCGCCAGTTGAATGACGATATCACCGCAACTGCGGTAATCCTGTACCATCTTTTGCACACCCCGCACCTGCCCCTCGATCTTTTTCAGCCTGCTGAGCACTTCTTTTATAGTGGTCGGGTCTCTTTCCAAAAGTGCGTTGGGATCCGGCCCGTTTACCAATATATCATTTATGCCCGATTGTCCGGCGGCAATTTCCTGGTTGAAATGTTCTTGATCATTATGGTTGTTGTGGCCGGTGCCGTTTTTTTTATGTGCATGGTTTTGTTTGGCTCGCATAAGTATCTCTCCGTTTTATAAGGTATTAAAGTACTGGTGCTATGCGTTTTTTACAAAAATCAAAGCTATACCAATACCCCGTAGGGTATATGTCTAATTATACCCAATATTTTCATCACATTCAAGCTTGGAGTTAATAATATTAATCTTGACGAATTCAGGGAAGTATAGTATTTTAATAATATACCCTTGGGGGTATGGGTATGGGAGTATTGGTGGGTTGCCATATGAATTTAGCAGGCTATGCCCCGGCATTGCGGCTTTTGTGAGCAACCCCCGGTTTGATACCCTGATGTGGTATAAAACATATCTCAGTTCATGATAATTAATTAAGGAGGCAATGCCAATGACGCCTGAAGAACTGAAAAACATGCAAGTCGACAAAGTGGTTGATGCCAGAGGTACTTCCTGTCCCGGACCGATTCTGGCGGCTAAAAAGTCCATCGTGGAAGTACAAGTGGGCCAGGTTATGGAAGTACTGGCTTCGGACGCGGGAACCAAAAAAGACCTGCCGGCCTGGTGCAAAAAAACAGGGCATGAATTTCTAGGCATGTTCGAGGATGCCGGCGATATCAAGCTATACATTAAAAGGACGAAGTAAATATGGCCGGGACAACTAAAGAAGGCAAGGGTTTTGTACCGAAAATCCTTGCCTTTTCCACAAACAACATCTCCGATCCGGGCATTGATCTGGCGGGTAGCTCTCATATGCATTACCCTCCCAGCGTAATGGTGGTTAGTATGCCCTGCACCAGTGGTATCAAACCCGGTTGGATATTGCATGCGGTGGAAAAAGGTTTTGACGGTATTTTCATTGCTGCTGACGGTGAAGAATGTGCTTATCTGCCTGACTGCTCGGAAAGGGCTTCAAACATCGTTAAGAATGCCCAGGCGTTACTCCAACAAAACGGTTATGAACCCGAAAGAATTAAAATGTCGGCTATTTGTTCGGTATGCGCCGAGCCCTTTACCAATCAAATTAAAGCATTTTATCAGATTATTCAAAAAATGGGACCAGCCAGGAAGGGATAGAGCTATGAATTATGATATTGTGGTTATCGGTAGTGGTATTGGAGGCATGGAATCGGCACTGAAGCTGGGCGACATGGGTTATAAGGTGCTGGTGGTGGAAAAGGAACCCAGTGTGGGCGGTAAAATGATTTTACTCAGCAAGGTCTTTCCCACGCTGGACTGTGCCAGCTGTATTTCCACTCCCAAAATGGCGGCTACTACCCATCACCCAAACATCGATGTATTGGTATATTCAGAAGTTGAGCAAGTAAGGCGAGATAAATCAGGCCGTTTTAAGATACGGGTGCGCCAAAAGCCTACCTATGTAAACCAGACCCTCTGTACGGGCTGCCGCCAGTGTGAGATGAACTGCAACGTCGCGGTGCCCGACCAGTATAATTTTGACCTGGTGGCCCGGCGGGCGGCTTACATAGCTTTCCCCCAGGCCGTGCCCAAAAAGGCGGTTATTGAGCGAGCCGGCAGCTCGCCGTGTTCCTATACATGCCCGGCGGGTATTAAGGCTCACGGCTATGTGGCCCTGACCCGGGCCGGCAAGTATCGAGAGGCCTTTGAACTGATTCTGAAAACCACTCCGGTGGTCGGCAGCCTGGGCCGGGCTTGCTACGCGCCCTGTGAAACGCAGTGCACCCGGAGCGGTATCGAAGGGCCTTTGCCCATCAGGAAAATTAAACGATTTATCGCAGATACTTACTATAAAGAACATCCTGTTGGCCAAAAAATCAGCTCCGAAGCTTCCGGCGTTCCGGAAAGTAACGGTAAGAAAGTGGCCATTGTGGGTTCAGGCCCGGCGGGACTTACGGCGGCAATGCACCTGGCCAGGCAGGGGTACCGGGTTAAGATACTGGAAGCGGCGCCCCGGCCCGGGGGCATGCTGCGGTTGGCCATACCGGCCTACCGGCTGCCCAAAGATGTACTGGATCGGGATATTCAAAACGTTACTGCGCTGGGCGTGGAGATTGAAACCGGGGTCCGGGTGCAGGACCTTGCTGACTTGAAAAACCAGGGTTTTGATGCCATATTCCTGGCCACCGGTACTCCCGGGAGTAGAAAGCTGCAGCTGGAGGGGGAAGATTTGCCCGGCGTGATGACTGCGCTGGATTTTCTGCGGCAAGTTAACCTGGGCGGAGCTGATCCCGCTGCCGCCATGGCGGGAGAAAACAAGCCGGGCGAAAATAACCCAGCCGAAAATAACCCGGCCGGTGCCGTATCCCTTAACGGGAAAACCGTTGTGGTGGTGGGTGGCGGTAACGTAGCCATCGATTCGGCCCGGGTGGCCGTGCGGCTGGGGGCTAAAAGGGTTATTGTGCAGTACCGGCGCAGCCGGGCTGAAATGCCCGCCCATGATTGGGAAATTGAGGCCGCCGAAAAGGAAGGTGTTCAGTTTCAGTACCTCAGTGCCCCGCAAAAGTTTACCGGTTCCAATGGCCGCCTGTCCGAAATTGAGTGCATCCAAATGGAACTTGGCCGGCCCGGTGCCGGTGGCCGTAAAAAACCGGTGCCGGTAAAGGGCTCCGAACACCGGCTGCCTGCGGATTTAGTGATTACCGCCGTAGGGCTGGTACCGGATACCCGGTGCTGGTCGGATAGCCTTAAATTACAACCCGACGGTACCATTATTGTTAACCCGGAAACGCTGCAAACATCAACGCCTTACATATTTGCAGGCGGGGATGTGGTCACCGGGCCTTCCATGATTGTGGATGCGGTGGGCCAGGGCAGGCGGGCCGCCTTTTTCATCGACCGTTTTTTAAGTGGCCGGAAGATGTCAGGGGCGGATTATGATTACCGCTTGCCTGCCGTAGATAAACAGCAGGTACTTGACCGGCAGCAGAGTTACCGTGTGCTGGCTCCGGTGGCCGGACGGGATACGACTTCTATGCAGCCTGTGCGGGTCAGTTGCTTTGCCGAAGTTGAGCAGTCCCTCACCGAAGAGGAAGCGCGCTACAGCGCAGGCCGCTGCCTGGATTGCGGCGTGTGCTCCGAGTGTCAGCAATGTATTTCGGTGTGCCCGGCGGGGGCTATTAATATGACCATGCAGGAAAAGCATGTGGAGGTGGAGGCGAAGTCAGTTATTGTTTCCACCGGCTTTAAACTATTTGATGCCGCCCTCAAGCCTCAGTACGGCTACGGGCAGTATAAAAACGTGATCAGCGGCATGCAAATGGATAGGCTGCTGGCACCTACCCGGCCATATAACACCGTGCTAAGGCCCCATGACGGTAAAGTGCCCGACAACATTGCCTATGTGCTGTGCACCGGTTCCCGGGATTGCACGGTGGATAACCCGCTGTGCTCCAGAGTGTGCTGTATGTACTCGGTGAAGCAAAACCAGCTGATTATGGGGGCGCTGCCCCTGGCGGATGTGACGGTTTACTATATCGACGTACGGGCCTTCAGCAAGGGATATGAGGAATTTTACCAGCAGGCCGGCGCCATGGGAGCCAATTTTGTCAAAGGCCGGGTGGCCCGTATCGAAGAAAAAGACGATGGTAATCTGGTGCTTTTCTACGAAGATATCGACAATGGCGGTCAATTGCGCCAGGCGGAGCATGATTTAGTGGTGCTGTCGGTGGGATTGCTGCCCAATACCGAGGCCTTGCAGCTATTTGCGGGGGAACAGCTTGAAAACGACGAATTCTTCTACGTTAAAGAGGTTGATGAGGACATCAACCCGGGCCAGACCAGTATCCCTGGAGTATTTGTGGCCGGGACTGCATCCGGTGCCAGGGATATCCCCGATTCCATACTGCATGCCGGTGCGGCGGCGGCCCAAGCCGCAGCTTACGTGGAAAGGACAAGGATGAGCAAATGAGCGATCGTAGAATAGGCGTTTACATTTGTCATTGCGGCGGAAATATATCCGATTACGTGGACGTGGAAAAAGTGCGCCGGGCTGTGCAAGACGAGCCGGGTGTAGTGGTGGCCAAGACCGCCATGTTTACCTGTTCCGATGCCACCCAGCAGGAGATGGTACAGGATATTGAGGAGCAGCAGCTGGACGGATTGGTGGTGGCGTCCTGTTCCCCCAAGCTGCATTTGTTTACCTTCCGGGAAGTGGCCAAAAGAGCGGGTTTAAATCCTTACCAGTATACCCAGGTGAATGTGCGGGAGCAGTGTTCATGGACTCATACCGATGATTACGCCGGGGCCACGGCCAAAGCAATTCGCCTGGTGCGGGGCGGCATTGCCCGGACGAGGTTAACCGAACCCCTGCAGCCCATTAAAATCGACACTGTACCCAGGGTGCTGGTGGTGGGCGCGGGTATAGCCGGCATGCGGGCAGCTGTGGGCCTTGCGGATTTGGGGCTGGCAGTGCTGTTGATTGAGCGGGAACCTGTGGTTGGTGGCAGGGTGGCCGCCTGGGGTGCCATGTACCCCCATGGTAAAAACGGCCGTCAACTAATTGCCCGGTTGAATGAAGAAATAAAACAAAGGGAAAACATAACTCTGTTCACCTGTGCCGAATTGGTGGAGAAATCAGGCAGCATTGGCAACTTTAATATAAAAATTCGAGTAGGTGGCAACAGCGGTCAAGGTCAAGAAATTATAACCGCCCGGGTGGGTTCGATCATCGTGGCTACGGGCTTCGATAATTACCAGCCTGTGGCGGGTGAGTACGGCTATGGTATTGACGGGGTGCTTACCCTGGCGGAGTATAAGGAATTGCTGGACAGTACTGAAGGCAAGTTGTTCCGCCACGGGCGGGAAATTAAAGACGTGGTATATGTTTACTGCGTGGGCAGCCGGCAGCAGTCCGGAGAAAACCCCAACCGTTATTGCTCCCGCTATTGCTGTAACGCCGCCGTGCACGCCTCCATCGAAGCCGTCGATAAAAATCCCGGCCTGCACCAGTATCACCTGTTCAGGGATATGCGTACTTACGGCAAGTATGAGTTGCTCTACAACCAGGCACGGGAAAAGGGGGCCGTGTTCCTGCGGTTTGACCACCAGGAGCCTCCGGTAGTGGAAAAGATGGCGGATGGTAAGCTAATGGTTAAAGTGAGAGATTTGCTGACCTATAGTGAACAAATTGATATTGCTGCCGATGTGGTGGTGCTGGTAACGGGTATGGTACCCCGCGACAACGGCAGTCTGGTGGATGTCCTCAAACTGCCCCTAGGACAGGACAAATTTTTCAATGAAATACACCCCAAACTGCGTCCGGTGGAAACAGTGGTGGACGGCGTGTTTATTTGCGGTGCCTGCCAGGGACCCAAGAATTCCTCGGAAAGCGTGGCCTCAGCCCTGTCGGCGGTGACCCAGAGTGCCTCCATATTAAAGAAGGGCTTTGTGGAATTGGAACCCTTGATTGCTCAAGTGGATCCGGAGGTTTGCCGGTGGTGTGGAGAGTGTACCAGTGCCTGCCCCTACGGAGCCATCGAGCAGGTGCAGTACCAGGGCCGGGCCGTGGCACGGGTAAACGAAGCGGTTTGTAAAGGTTGTGGCGGCTGCGCCCCGCTGTGCCCCGCCGGGGCCATAGATCTCAAGGGGTATACGGACGAACAAATGAAATCCATGATCGATGCCTTTCTAAAGGAGATTGTTTAATATGCAGGGTACAGTGAGAGATTTACGGGAAGTTATCCGGGAAGAGATGTTCATGCGGGATAAAATACTGAAAGTACTGAGGGACGGTCCCAAAACAGTGCCGGAAATTGCTAAAACCCTGGGCTATCCCTCCGGTGAGGTAATGTACTGGGTGATGGGCATGCGCAAATACGGGCATGTGGCGGAAACAGAGGAAGAAGACGGCTTTTATAAATACAAAGCGGTAACGGGGGAGGGAAATTAAATGGCCCGGGTTAATCCCGAATTTGCCGGTGCGGTTAAAGAGTCCAAGGCTTTTAACGCCTCGGCCTGCATGAACTGCGGGGTGTGCAGCGCTGTATGTCACATGGGTATAGAATTACTGCCCAGAAAACTGTTTCGGTATGTTTTACTGGGCATTGAAGAAAAGGTGCTGGCCAATGTGGAAACCATTTACTCTTGCCTGTTATGTAAAATGTGCGAAGTAAACTGTCCAGCGTCGGTGCATATTGCCGAGAATGTACGGTTTTTAAGACATTATATTAATAAAAAAGTTTATCAACTTTAAGGAGAGTAAAGCCATGCCGTTGCCAACTGGTGATACCATTGGAATATTAGCGGATAATTTAACCTTAAGGCAATCCGTACTGCCCATACCCGCCAAAAGCGCCACCAGGTGGGCCGCGGGCCTGGAACTGCCCCGGGGAAGCAAAACCGTGCTCTACACGGGGTTAATGTACCAGATGATCCCCTACATTGCCGCCATGAACAAGGCCCAGGAGGATATCGAAGATTCCTTTTTAGTTAACTTTATTGGTTTGGGCCGGCGGATTAACAAGTTAATTAATGTTTCCAGCATCATGGCCAGGCCTTCTAAAACCATGCAGCAGGCCTATAACCAGATACTGGTTAATATTGCCCGGTTGCTTCAACAGGCGGGGGTTCAATTTGGCTACCTATATGAAGAGGAATTATATTCCGGGGCGCTTATATATGACCTGGGTATGGATCATGTATTAAAGGAACACGCCCAAAGGGTATATGCAACTTTTAAAAAATACGGGGTAAAAAAAATAATCACCGTGGATCCCCATACCACCAATATGCTGCGGTCGGTTTACCCCACCTTGATTAACGGATATGACTTGACGGTGCAAAGCTACATGGAAGTGCTGGTGGAACGTAATATAAGGCCCCGAAGCGATCTGAATACGGCAGTGGTCATGCACGATTCCTGCGTATACGCCCGCTATGAAAATGTTTTAAATGAACAGCGTACTTTGCTGGCCAGGGCGGGAGTCACCGTTAAGGAGCCGGCCAATGCGGGCAAATTTACCATGTGCTGTGGTGGCCCGGCGGAGTCGTTATTTCCCAAAAAAGCCAGGGACCAGGCGCAAAAAAGGGTGGAGCAAATTAAAAAAGTGGCTTTAAACGCTGTAACCATGTGCCCCATTTGCTATGTAAACCTGCAAAAAGCGGCCGGGGGAGCGGTGCAATTGGAGGATATCTCAAGTTACCTGGTACGTGCCTATTGTTAGTACTGCGAAAACGAAAGGGGGGATGGCTTTGAGTACCACTAAAAAAACTATCATTGTCTTCAGCGGCGATTTAGATAAAGTCATGGCAGCTTTTATTATCGCCAACGGGGCTGCGGCCATGGGCGACGATGTGACCATGTTCTTTACCTTCTGGGGGCTTAACGCATTACGCAAGCCTGAAAAAATAAAGGTGAAGAAAAGCTTTTTACAGGGGATGTTCGGTAAAATGATGCCCCGGGGGGCGGATAAACTGGGTATCTCTAAAATGAATTTCGGCGGCATGGGGGCGGCGATGATGAAAATCGTTATGAAGCAGCACAACGTCACTACCCTGCCCCAGTTGATCCAAACTGCCAAAGAGCAGGATATTAAAATGATTGCCTGTGCCATGTCCATGGATGTAATGGGCATCAAGGAAGAAGAGCTTATTGACGGGCTGGAGTTTGCCGGTGTGGCTACCTACCTGGCCGAGGCCGACGAGTCTAACGTAAATTTGTTTATCTAATGGCACTGCCCGGGCGGCGGTGGTACAATAAGTAATACGTATAATCAGCCGCTTATCAGGTTTGAATGGGAAAAGGAGCAGTGCATAATGGAGATAACTAAAAATAAACTGGCCGGTATGATTGACCACACTTTGCTTAAACCTGCGGCAACCCGTGAAGACATTATTGCATTATGTGCCCAGGCCCGGGAATACAATTTTGCTGCCGTTTGCATCAACCCCTTTTGGGTGCCCCTGGCTTGTGAACAACTGGTGGGCTCGGGTGTGGCGGTGTGCACTGTGATTGGCTTTCCTCTGGGGGCTACTTCCACCGCCGCCAAAGCTGCTGAAGCGGGCCGGGCTGTGCGGGACGGTGCCGGGGAAGTGGATGTGGTGATTAATATCGGTGCTCTCAAAGAGCGCTGTGAAGATATTGTATTGGGGGATATCCGGGCAGTGGTGGAAGCCGCCCGGGGGCAGAACCCCGATGCCATCACCAAGGTAATTATAGAGACCTGTTATCTGAACCGGGAGGAAAAAATACTGGCCTGCCGGCTGGCCGCCCGGGCCGGGGCGCAGTTTGTCAAAACCAGCACCGGCTTTGGTACGGGAGGCGCCACGGAGGAAGATGTGGCACTGCTACGGGCCACCGTGGGGCCGGATATGGGTGTCAAAGCTTCCGGGGGGATAAAGACAGCCGGGCAGGTTCTGGCCATGCTCAAAGCGGGGGCCAGCCGAATCGGGGCCAGTGCCGGAGTGGATATAATGAAGGAATGGAAGGAATCCGCCTGCTGTTTCACGAAATGATTCTCAAAAAGTGTCTTAAAGGATGTGTATAAAATTGTTGCAGGCGGCACTGTTTGACCTGGATGGAACTCTACTAAAAGTAAATACCAGTGATTTTATGAAGGAGTATTTTAAAAAGATAGCCCTGGCCGCGGCACCGGTGGTTGAGCCGGGCCGGTTCACCCGGGCTCTTTTAGACAGCACCAATGTTATGATGACCAATCGCGATCCGGCATTGACCAATGCCGAGGTATTCTGGAGTGACTTTCGCGCACGTTTAGCCGACTGCCATGAGGCTTTGGAACCACGGATGGACGATTTTTACGCCAGTGAGTTCAAGGGGTTGGCCCGGATGGCCGTTGCCTCCCCCCTGGGCCGGCAGGTGGTGCAGGCAGCGCTGGACCGGGGGTTGCAAATAGCCCTGGCCACCAACCCGTTGTTTCCCCGCACCGCCATTTATGAACGGATGGTTTGGGCCGGGGTGGCTGATTTAGCCTGGGAACTGGTGACCACTTATGAGGAAATGCATTCCTGCAAACCACACCCTGAATATTACCAGGAGATTGCCCGGCGTCTGGGGCTGTCTCCGGAGGATTGCCTGATGGTGGGCAACGATGTGGAAAAGGACATTGCGGCTGCGGCGGCGGCCGGTATGCGCACCTATCTGGTTACCGATTACATGGTTAACCCCGGCCAGGAAGATTACCGGAAAGTGGCCGACTGGTACGGCACCCTGGATGAACTGGCCGGATGGCTGGCCGGTGCCGATTGGGAGCAGGTCAGCCTGGACGGCCAGGCCCTGGCCAGGGTGCGCCGGTATTTAAAAGAATTTGATGCCGGTCTTGCGCCGCTGGTGTTAAACAAAGCCACCGGCACTGTGGAGGAAGCGGCCCGGGCTCTGGGGGTGGAACCCGGTATGATTGCCAAAACATTATTATTCCGGGCCGGTGACGGTTACGGGCTTTTTGTGGTGGCGGGGGATGTACGGGTTAGCACGAAAAAAGTTAAAGAACTGCTGGGCGCCAAGCCCAGTATGGCCACACCGGAGGAAGTGGAGAAAATCACGGGTTACCGAATAGGCGGGGTGTGCCCCTTTGCCCTGGCCACAGAAGTGCCGGTTTACCTGGATTCATCCATGCAGCGGTTCGACGTGATTTACCCTGCGGCAGGTACCGCCCACTCCGCGCTGCCCATTAACTTCGAAAAACTGAAGGCCATTACACGGGGCACGGTGGTGGAGTGCTGATCAGGGTTTAATTAAAAAAAGCAGATAAACAATGGCTGCTTTAATCAAGCAAGCGCCATTGTTTTGTTATTTTATCTCGCTCGTAACGTTACAAAAAATAAACCGGTTCCAATACAAGCATCACCATTGCGAGGGTCTTTAGAATTAATTTAAATTAATAGGAGGAACTTATCATACGGAGGGTTTTAATTGCGCCGCTAATTGCCGTAATTATGCTTGCTGTGACTGCTGCCATGGCCATGGCCGACAGTAAGGAGCAAATAGAAATTCATGCTGGCTTTTGATTGTTGCCAGATCCAACCCGCCGTCATTGTCAAAGTCCGCTGCGGTAATGTTACGGGGAGCAAACCCCACCGGGTAATTCACCGCCGGCTGGAAGCACACACTGGTATAGACCACGCCCACCCAAAGATGATATAACTACTGTAACATTTTCCTGGGTTTGGACACCAATAATCAGGAGCGTTTTTTGATATGGCCATGTCAACTATAGAAAAACTTTATCAGCGTTATAGAGTATCGATTTTTCGATACTTATACCGTATGGGCGGAGATTATCACCTGGCGGATGAATTAACCCAGGAAACCTTTTGCCGGGCATTGGTATCCCTAAAAAACTTTCGTGGTGAATCTGCCCTGTCTACCTGGCTTTTCCGCGTGGCCTATTATGTCTACACCGGGTACCTGCGGAGCCGTCCCGGGGATCGTTATTTGCCACTAAGCCGTGATATTCCTGACGTAAACAGGGCAGGCGACCCGGTCCGGTATTTGGAAGACGCGGAAAACTGGCGACTTGTACGGCTGGCCCTTGAGCAGCTGCCTTTGGACTACCGAACGGTGATTATTCTAAGGGAGCAGGAGGGATTTTCCTTTGAGGAAATAGGGGACATACTGGGCAAATCCCCGGCAACGGCGCGGGTAACCCTTTTCCGGGCCAGGCAAAAATTTCACCAGCTGTATAAACAACTAGAAGGTGATGAGCATGACCAAGTATGAATGCGAGATAATTAGAGACCTTTTACCACTGTACGCAGACGGTGTGGCAAGCAGGGCCTCTTTGGAAATGGTGGAACACCACCTGGCGGAATGCGCCTCCTGCCGGCACTTGCTCAACCAGTGCCGGCAACCTGTTTTGGTCACTCATGGCGAAGTTAAAACCTCTTCAGTGTCTGGCATGGATCAAGCCTGGGGACGGTTGCGCCGGGTGGCGACGGTTTTTATGGCCTGTATCATCATAACCGCTTCCACCATTGCCTGGGCCTCATACCAGGCGGGGCGCAACATGGCCTTGCGGGACCCGTCATTCCAACAGGCTGAGCAGATGGATCTCTTTACCGAGGTAAACCAGTCCAAAAAGTTGGGTCCCTATACAGTTACAGTGGATAAAATTTTGCTTGATTCCGCGCGGACCACAGTTTTTTACAGTATCGCCCCGCAGCTGGAGGAAAATAGCAGTATCCATGTCAACATGGCCGATGATAAAGGTGTACATTACGACCCGCGGGGCGGCAGAGGTATACAGGGTAAATATTTTGTATACGATCTGGAACCGGTTAATCTTGATGCCCAGGAATTAACCCTGTCTTTTAGTACCGGTGAAATACCGGGGGAGACGCGGTTTGAAATACCGGTCGACCCCACCCTGGTGGCCCAAAACACCAGGGAGTTTTACCCCAATTTGAAAAAAAACATAGAACCGGTGCAACTGGCTCTGGACCGGGCAGTGCTGGGTCTTTCCGAAAGCATTATCTTTTTCCGGGTGCGCTGGCCCCAGGACCCATCCATAGCCGGTGTGGGCATCGGGCAGGAACACCCCATGTATACAGTTATGGGACCCAACGGACCCACCAGGGTGGAAAGCCGGGGGAGCAGTACCCCGCCGGCACCGGTGATTAAAGAATACGGTGCCTTCTTACCCGGACACTGGGCGGATCTAATCGACGAAACCAACGGTAAAAGAATCAAACTCAATGAAACCCGCACCCAAACCGATACGGTAACGGGTGGTATTACTGGTACGTTTCACTTTGAACCCGTGGACCCGTCAGCCAGGGAATTAAAGTTGACCTCGCCGCCGCTGTACCTGTACCGTTTCCCGGGCAAAGAACAGAAAGTAGAAATAAACTGTCCCCGCCAGGGGGAGCAGGCATTAAACGGAGTCTTTAGCTATGAGAACCTTACTTACAGCTTGGAGAAGGCGGCTATAGAGGATAAGCAGTTGGTTTTTTACTTTGGTTTTCAGGGGACCGGGGATAAACCGCCTCATTATTACCGCCCTGAATTTCGTATTAAAGATCAAGATCTGGAGTTTTGGCACAGGCATATCCGTATGGAATGGCTGGAACAAAATCAATTAAAGATATCTTTCCCCATGCCCGAGAGCAACCGGGTTACTCTACAGTTGAGAAGTGTAGGGGAGAGAATGCCCAAGGTGGATTTTGAAATTGATGCCGCACGTTAACCGAATTTTAGATGGGAAGGTGGGAGAAATGTCCAAGCAGGATAATTCTTCCGAGCAAATGGTAAATTTACTTTACAACACAGGTTATAGATTAACAGGCAGCCACAGGAAAACCCAGGAACTGTTAACAGGCGTTTTTAACACAGTAAGCGATAATATAAGTATAAAAACAGCGCTGAAAAAACTGTGTTTAACATACATAAATAAAGCCTCAACGGGTTGGACCCCCAGTTTACCTGAAAGTAGCCCGCCAACCAA
It encodes the following:
- a CDS encoding (Fe-S)-binding protein — encoded protein: MPLPTGDTIGILADNLTLRQSVLPIPAKSATRWAAGLELPRGSKTVLYTGLMYQMIPYIAAMNKAQEDIEDSFLVNFIGLGRRINKLINVSSIMARPSKTMQQAYNQILVNIARLLQQAGVQFGYLYEEELYSGALIYDLGMDHVLKEHAQRVYATFKKYGVKKIITVDPHTTNMLRSVYPTLINGYDLTVQSYMEVLVERNIRPRSDLNTAVVMHDSCVYARYENVLNEQRTLLARAGVTVKEPANAGKFTMCCGGPAESLFPKKARDQAQKRVEQIKKVALNAVTMCPICYVNLQKAAGGAVQLEDISSYLVRAYC
- a CDS encoding RNA polymerase sigma factor codes for the protein MAMSTIEKLYQRYRVSIFRYLYRMGGDYHLADELTQETFCRALVSLKNFRGESALSTWLFRVAYYVYTGYLRSRPGDRYLPLSRDIPDVNRAGDPVRYLEDAENWRLVRLALEQLPLDYRTVIILREQEGFSFEEIGDILGKSPATARVTLFRARQKFHQLYKQLEGDEHDQV
- the deoC gene encoding deoxyribose-phosphate aldolase, encoding MEITKNKLAGMIDHTLLKPAATREDIIALCAQAREYNFAAVCINPFWVPLACEQLVGSGVAVCTVIGFPLGATSTAAKAAEAGRAVRDGAGEVDVVINIGALKERCEDIVLGDIRAVVEAARGQNPDAITKVIIETCYLNREEKILACRLAARAGAQFVKTSTGFGTGGATEEDVALLRATVGPDMGVKASGGIKTAGQVLAMLKAGASRIGASAGVDIMKEWKESACCFTK
- a CDS encoding DsrE/DsrF/DrsH-like family protein, with the protein product MALSTTKKTIIVFSGDLDKVMAAFIIANGAAAMGDDVTMFFTFWGLNALRKPEKIKVKKSFLQGMFGKMMPRGADKLGISKMNFGGMGAAMMKIVMKQHNVTTLPQLIQTAKEQDIKMIACAMSMDVMGIKEEELIDGLEFAGVATYLAEADESNVNLFI
- a CDS encoding HAD-IA family hydrolase, which codes for MLQAALFDLDGTLLKVNTSDFMKEYFKKIALAAAPVVEPGRFTRALLDSTNVMMTNRDPALTNAEVFWSDFRARLADCHEALEPRMDDFYASEFKGLARMAVASPLGRQVVQAALDRGLQIALATNPLFPRTAIYERMVWAGVADLAWELVTTYEEMHSCKPHPEYYQEIARRLGLSPEDCLMVGNDVEKDIAAAAAAGMRTYLVTDYMVNPGQEDYRKVADWYGTLDELAGWLAGADWEQVSLDGQALARVRRYLKEFDAGLAPLVLNKATGTVEEAARALGVEPGMIAKTLLFRAGDGYGLFVVAGDVRVSTKKVKELLGAKPSMATPEEVEKITGYRIGGVCPFALATEVPVYLDSSMQRFDVIYPAAGTAHSALPINFEKLKAITRGTVVEC
- a CDS encoding FG-GAP repeat domain-containing protein; amino-acid sequence: MVYTSVCFQPAVNYPVGFAPRNITAADFDNDGGLDLATIKSQHEFLFAPYCRPWPWQQSQQA
- a CDS encoding zf-HC2 domain-containing protein; this encodes MTKYECEIIRDLLPLYADGVASRASLEMVEHHLAECASCRHLLNQCRQPVLVTHGEVKTSSVSGMDQAWGRLRRVATVFMACIIITASTIAWASYQAGRNMALRDPSFQQAEQMDLFTEVNQSKKLGPYTVTVDKILLDSARTTVFYSIAPQLEENSSIHVNMADDKGVHYDPRGGRGIQGKYFVYDLEPVNLDAQELTLSFSTGEIPGETRFEIPVDPTLVAQNTREFYPNLKKNIEPVQLALDRAVLGLSESIIFFRVRWPQDPSIAGVGIGQEHPMYTVMGPNGPTRVESRGSSTPPAPVIKEYGAFLPGHWADLIDETNGKRIKLNETRTQTDTVTGGITGTFHFEPVDPSARELKLTSPPLYLYRFPGKEQKVEINCPRQGEQALNGVFSYENLTYSLEKAAIEDKQLVFYFGFQGTGDKPPHYYRPEFRIKDQDLEFWHRHIRMEWLEQNQLKISFPMPESNRVTLQLRSVGERMPKVDFEIDAAR